TCCTTCGCCACGCCACTTTGCTTCCCCGCAAAGCATCGCCGATGCGGTGCCGTCGTGCCGCCCGCGTCGTCCCGACGCCCAACTTGTCCGTCTCCTCGTGCGGGTCCCCGTCACCGTATTCGCATCGTCCTGCACACGGCGGCCTTCGCTGCCCTTCCCcgtggctggccggccggctaTAAGACGCGCCTCGCCTCCACCTCCACTTCAGACATTCGTGCAGTGGAGCGACATCCGGTGGTGGTGCTAGCGACCAGCTGTAGTGGCTGGCGCCATCCGTCTCGTCGCGAGGCTGTTCAAGCCTCCTCCCGCCCGGAACGCGGCAGCGATGGCCGAGGCGCACGGCGAGCGCCCCGCGGGGATGCTGGGCGACGTCCGGGACGCGCCGGCGGGGCGCGAGAACGACCTCGAGGCCGTCGAGCTCGCGCGCTTCGCCGTCGCTGAGCACAACAGCAAGACCGTAAGGACACGCGCGCGCCCAGCCCCCCCTTTTGCCCAGATCACCTTCGAGATCGTCGGAATTTGTcactgatgctgctgctgctgtacaTCGTGTGCGCAGAACGCGATGCTGGAGTTCGAGAGGCTCGTGAAGGTGaggcagcaggtggtggccgGGACCATGCACCACTTCACCGTCGAGGtcaaggaggccggcggcgccaagAAGCTGTACAAGGCCAAGGTGTGGGAGAAGGTCTGGGAGAACTTCAAGCAGCTCCAGAGCTTCGAGCCCGTCGGGGACGCCGCGGCTGCCTGAGGTACAAGTTTCTTTTTCATCACAAGAAACAGAGGGGAACACCACTGAAATTGAAATACTCCTAGAAGGGGGGCATCACTGAGATAGCTCTAGAAAACCTGTATGGCGATCGCTCATCACGTTTTCCTTGCTGATGATAACCATGTTTTCAGGCAAACGTACCATCTTTCCAGTGTGATGTGTTTTCCCCCTGAAGGCTCAAGCTTGtcgctggaggctggagcagaACAATGAAAGGATTTAGCTACCGGGCATGGATACACCACCTCACTGGAGGAGTTTATATGATGAATAAACCAGCTTCTTACCAGATGTATCATCTCATATGTTTTTTAGTCCTGTAATGGAGTGCGCTGTGCAACAAGCAATATGGAAGTCCAATTGCATTTTCCTGCCATAGTTGCTTCAACCTTTTCACTTAAACCTGTCTTCCAAcaaagcaacagcagcagcggcagatCAGTTAGTCAGGTTGATTTTACTGTACAACAAAGCCGTAGATATGAGGAATTTCCACCAACAACATTTTCAACAGCTATCCAATTAAGCACAAGCATAATTGACATTTAACTGGGAAGCAACAGGAATGGACAACTGGCGAGCCTGTCTGCCAAAACACTAGCTGTCCGGCGAATCTAACTTTGGAACATTATAGTCGAGCTACTTTAACCTCTGGCATATTCTAAAACTACATCTGCAGCTTCAGCGGCTATTATACACATGATACAAGACAATTGCTACAGAGTAACCTACGATTATCCTGTTGTCCTACTTATCCACTTGGAGCTAAAACCTAGTCTTCATTGTCATAATCCTCATCATCGTCCAATTTATGGCTCGACGATAAAGCAAACTGAGCAGGGTCAATGTCCATCTTGTTCATGTCAGGCAGTTCCCAACCACCCAGAAATTCCTTGAGTTTTGCTCCTTCCTTCGACCGCGGAACAGATGGTCCTGCAGTCGCTGTAGCGGAACTAGTTGCTGGGGCCGTCAGTCCTAAATTGGCAGCAGCTGAACTAGTTGCTGGAGCAGTCAGTCCTAAATTGGCTGCAGCTGAATTAGTTGCGGGAGCAGATGACTGGGCTTGGGGTGGCACTGTAACCTCATCTTCATCTACTGGATCTAAATTTAAGTCAATGTTCCTTAAGCAAGCCCTGGCACTGCTCACTGGTGTAGCCTCCTTTGCTTCAGTCGCATCTGAGACCTCATCTGCTATCTCCACCTTTAGGCCAGCTGGCTTGCTAGATTGGTTCTCCACGAATTGTTCATGAGTTATGAAAGCCTCCCTCCAAGCACCACGCCCACCACGGCGACCTCTTCCACGACCCCTCCCACGGCCCCTTCCATTGATTGTATGGCTTTCTGTGTCCTGCACACAAGCAACTTGGATCAGCAAATAGAGCTACAAAAATCAAATCTAATACTAATCCCCGTCCCAAAATATAGCAATTTTTAGACTTGGTCAAAGTCAAACATTTTCAGctttgaccaataatatctACAAAAACAATTAATTTTAAACAGAAAAGGTTACATGCTAGCTTTCATTATGAACCAACAATATCATTTTTTATGTTATCAATCTTTATGATTTTTTAGTATCCACAGTCAAAGTTTAAAAAATTTGACTTGAAACCCCCCCTAAACATAGCTATATtctgggacagagggagtagaagATAGGATTTATATTTGATAATATCAAGGATGCATATCAGAGGAAATTACATTCTGACATAAATACTTAGAAGTATTAGACAAAAATAGTTCACTTTGTCCCTCAAGTTCTGCATGAGGCTCAGCTTTGTCACTGAACTTGTAAACTAAACAATCCAGTCCATAAACTTTATTTTTTAGCTTAAATCTATCCTTGCTCGGTTGCTCCGGCGTGGCACGTCAAGTTGCATGCCTAGTCCTGGCCATCCTTTATTGAGTCATCTACCCTTGTTTTGTTCCATACTTTCTAAAAAGCAGGGATACcctttttcgaaaaaaaaagatattccACATGTGATGAAACATCCACGGATGTTCAGGGTAGACTAGGCACGCAATGTGGCATGCCACATTGGAGCAAGGACAGTTTGAGCCCCAAAACAAGTTGAGGGATTGGAATGGCTAATTTCAAAATTCAGAGATAAAATTGAGCATCCAACAAAACTTGAGATGAAATTGGCTATTTCGCCAAATTATCATGAAAACACGTGATAACTGTGAAATATGCAACATCAGCACGAAGTTGTGGATAATAGTGACTAACATTTCTTGTCCTCTTTAGTTCCTCCTCACTTCCATCTTCAGATTTCCTGATGACAATTTGACATTTGTTAACATTCTGCAGAAGATGATCTGTAGACATAAGAACCATATTAACCACACGACAGATTAAATTACCTTCTTTTGCCAAGCTTATCATCAACAA
The nucleotide sequence above comes from Panicum virgatum strain AP13 chromosome 3K, P.virgatum_v5, whole genome shotgun sequence. Encoded proteins:
- the LOC120698270 gene encoding dr1-associated corepressor-like codes for the protein MRKKLDTRFPAPRIKKIMQADEDVGKIALAVPVLVSKALELFLQDLCDRTYDITIRKGVKTVGSSHLKQCIQTYNVYDFLREVVSKVPDTGTSDAIVDDKLGKRRKSEDGSEEELKRTRNDTESHTINGRGRGRGRGRGRRGGRGAWREAFITHEQFVENQSSKPAGLKVEIADEVSDATEAKEATPVSSARACLRNIDLNLDPVDEDEVTVPPQAQSSAPATNSAAANLGLTAPATSSAAANLGLTAPATSSATATAGPSVPRSKEGAKLKEFLGGWELPDMNKMDIDPAQFALSSSHKLDDDEDYDNED
- the LOC120698271 gene encoding cysteine proteinase inhibitor-like, with the translated sequence MAEAHGERPAGMLGDVRDAPAGRENDLEAVELARFAVAEHNSKTNAMLEFERLVKVRQQVVAGTMHHFTVEVKEAGGAKKLYKAKVWEKVWENFKQLQSFEPVGDAAAA